A window of Pedobacter lusitanus contains these coding sequences:
- a CDS encoding DUF417 family protein yields the protein MENSLLNTIANLDQYGKNVIRFGIVVVFLWIGGLKFFTYEADGIVPFVANSPFMSFFYNHPADYKTHMNKEGELIPANHEWHTANNTYGFSKGLGVFLITMAVFIALHKIAPLPSMIASMFVFLMSLGTLSFLVTTPESWVPHLTDNQWGFPYLSGRGRLVIKDLVILGGAIITMSESAKLYLKRQKLKEQR from the coding sequence ATGGAAAATTCTCTTTTAAACACTATTGCCAATCTCGATCAGTATGGGAAAAATGTAATACGCTTCGGTATTGTAGTCGTTTTTCTCTGGATAGGCGGATTGAAATTTTTTACTTACGAAGCAGACGGTATAGTACCTTTTGTAGCTAATAGTCCATTTATGTCTTTCTTTTATAACCATCCGGCAGATTATAAAACTCATATGAATAAAGAAGGTGAACTTATTCCTGCAAATCATGAATGGCATACAGCCAATAATACCTATGGCTTTTCCAAAGGATTAGGTGTTTTCCTCATCACAATGGCAGTTTTTATCGCACTGCATAAAATAGCTCCTTTGCCGTCTATGATTGCCAGTATGTTTGTTTTTCTGATGTCATTGGGGACGCTTTCTTTTCTGGTGACTACTCCGGAGAGCTGGGTGCCGCATTTAACCGATAACCAGTGGGGCTTTCCATATCTATCAGGAAGAGGTCGTCTGGTGATCAAAGATTTAGTGATTCTTGGAGGTGCGATTATAACTATGAGTGAATCTGCTAAGCTCTATCTAAAACGCCAGAAACTTAAAGAACAGAGATAA
- a CDS encoding RidA family protein — MENLSAEAQFAKLGLTLPPAPKPLGVYKPYLIDGKYLYLSGHGPVNDDKSLIIGRIGADMDQEQGKLAARQVGLTMLSTIKTNLGTLNRVKRVIKVLGMVNCTPDFEKHPFIINGCSELFAQIWGEENGIGTRSAVGFGSLPDNIPVEIEAMFELHE; from the coding sequence ATGGAAAATTTAAGTGCAGAAGCGCAATTTGCAAAATTAGGATTAACCCTGCCACCGGCACCAAAACCTCTTGGAGTTTATAAGCCATACCTGATTGATGGTAAATATCTTTACTTATCCGGACACGGGCCTGTTAACGATGATAAAAGTTTGATTATTGGCCGTATAGGTGCAGATATGGATCAGGAACAGGGAAAACTGGCAGCAAGACAGGTTGGTTTAACTATGTTATCTACCATTAAAACCAATCTGGGAACATTAAACCGCGTAAAAAGAGTAATCAAGGTTTTGGGCATGGTGAACTGCACTCCTGATTTTGAAAAACATCCATTTATTATAAACGGGTGCAGTGAATTATTTGCGCAGATCTGGGGAGAAGAAAATGGTATCGGTACACGCAGTGCTGTAGGTTTTGGCTCATTACCTGATAATATTCCAGTAGAAATTGAAGCGATGTTTGAATTACATGAATAA
- a CDS encoding gluconate:H+ symporter, translating to MTLIIVLLCILLLIVMVSALRINAFLSFLIVSIVAGIALGIPLNKIAGSVEKGMGDVLGSLLIIITVGAMLGKLVADSGAAQRIAAVIMNICGEKYIQWGVVVTGFLIGIPLFYGIGFVLMIPLIFSVVYKYKLPAIYIGLPMLAALSVTHGFLPPHPSPSALVIQFKANMGLTLLYGLIVAIPAIIIGGPLFARTLRSIPSAPLQSFVPVEKPESELPGTFNSFFTALLPVLLLVMAAVFSFFAGRIPALISIMGLVGESNVVMLIALITATLTLGVFQGKKITYIMNLYAEAVKDVAMILLIIGGSGALKQILVDSGVSGQIAVMLKELHMQPLFLAWLITAIIRFCVGSATVAGLTTAGIILPLMVATNTNPNLMVLAVGAGSLMFSHVNDAGFWMFKEYFNLSLKNTFKSWALMESIVGIAGLIGVLLLNQII from the coding sequence ATGACCCTTATCATTGTACTGCTCTGTATCCTGTTATTAATTGTGATGGTGTCCGCTTTGCGGATCAATGCATTTCTCTCCTTCCTGATCGTATCCATCGTTGCCGGCATAGCGCTCGGCATTCCATTAAATAAGATTGCCGGTTCTGTTGAAAAGGGCATGGGAGATGTTCTGGGTTCCCTGCTGATTATTATTACAGTTGGAGCCATGTTGGGTAAACTGGTTGCAGACAGTGGTGCTGCCCAAAGGATTGCTGCAGTAATTATGAATATCTGCGGAGAAAAGTATATTCAGTGGGGGGTGGTTGTCACCGGATTTCTGATTGGTATCCCTTTATTTTACGGAATTGGTTTTGTCCTGATGATTCCGCTGATCTTCTCTGTAGTTTACAAATATAAACTACCTGCAATTTATATTGGTTTACCTATGCTGGCTGCTCTTTCTGTAACCCACGGATTTCTTCCTCCGCATCCATCGCCTTCTGCATTAGTCATACAGTTTAAAGCAAACATGGGGCTTACCCTGTTATATGGTCTGATTGTAGCTATACCAGCCATCATTATTGGCGGTCCGCTTTTTGCCAGGACACTCAGGAGTATTCCTTCCGCACCCCTGCAAAGTTTTGTTCCTGTTGAAAAACCTGAGAGCGAACTACCGGGGACTTTTAATAGCTTTTTTACAGCATTGCTGCCAGTTCTGCTACTGGTTATGGCTGCTGTATTTTCTTTTTTTGCAGGGCGGATACCTGCATTAATTTCTATTATGGGGCTGGTAGGCGAATCTAATGTGGTTATGCTGATCGCGTTGATTACAGCAACACTTACCCTTGGAGTTTTTCAGGGAAAGAAAATAACCTATATCATGAATCTCTATGCAGAGGCTGTTAAAGATGTAGCTATGATTCTTCTGATTATCGGAGGTTCCGGTGCATTGAAACAAATCCTGGTAGATAGTGGGGTGAGTGGACAGATTGCAGTAATGCTGAAAGAATTACATATGCAGCCTCTGTTTCTGGCCTGGCTGATTACAGCTATTATCAGATTTTGTGTAGGCTCTGCTACAGTTGCAGGACTGACAACGGCGGGAATTATTTTACCATTAATGGTTGCAACGAATACGAACCCCAATTTAATGGTACTGGCAGTTGGAGCAGGAAGTTTAATGTTCTCTCACGTCAATGATGCGGGGTTCTGGATGTTTAAAGAGTATTTCAATTTAAGTCTGAAAAATACGTTTAAATCATGGGCATTAATGGAATCAATTGTTGGGATCGCCGGTCTGATCGGCGTACTTTTATTAAATCAAATTATCTAA
- a CDS encoding DUF779 domain-containing protein — protein sequence MGSKRVLVTEKAIAIIHQLKKEYGELFFHQSGGCCEGSYPHCFEKGGFLIGSNDVCLGEIEGCKFYMAGDQFEYWKHTQLTLDVIEGRAAGFSLESTLDVAFIIHSRLFTADELISLDPVSLGAEE from the coding sequence ATGGGCAGCAAAAGAGTTTTGGTAACTGAAAAGGCTATAGCTATCATTCATCAGTTGAAAAAAGAATATGGTGAATTATTTTTTCATCAGAGTGGGGGCTGTTGTGAAGGATCTTATCCGCATTGTTTTGAGAAAGGCGGTTTTCTGATCGGTTCTAATGATGTTTGCCTTGGAGAAATTGAAGGATGTAAGTTCTATATGGCTGGTGATCAGTTTGAATACTGGAAACATACGCAGCTAACATTAGATGTGATTGAGGGGAGAGCCGCTGGTTTCTCCCTTGAATCGACCCTGGATGTCGCGTTTATCATACATTCAAGGCTATTTACAGCAGATGAACTGATCTCTCTGGACCCGGTAAGTTTAGGTGCTGAAGAATAA
- a CDS encoding GMC family oxidoreductase — MNEFQIKKSDVEYDAIIVGSGAGGGMAGYVLANAGQKVLMLEAGAYFDPRLDAQQLKWPWESPRRGASTVRPFGDFDAAYGGWELDGEPYTQKNNSEFAWFRSRMLGGRTNHWGRISLRMGPDDFKCKDGLTDDWPITYEEIKPYYDKVDRMIGIYGTVEGIESEPDGIFMAPPKPRLNELFIKKAAKKNGVTVIPGRGSVLTEALPNNKDRAPCFYCGQCGRSCKVYGDFSSSSCLVIPAVKTGNLTVITNAMVREVLTDKGGLATGVSYVDKTTMQEHQVRGKIVILGASACESARLLLNSKSVAHPNGLANNSNVVGKYLHDSTGASLSGFLPQLMDRKRYNEDGVGSVHIYSPWWLDNKKLDFPRGYHIEYGGGLHMPGYGFGGGIENMNGAVPGKDGKMKEAGGYGAGLKDDYRRFFGTQVGMAGRGTAIARESNYCEIDPKVVDKYGIPVLRFNYKWAVEEVKQAKHMQDTFQEMMHTMGAIVTSKIHGPEDNYGLEAPGKIIHEVGTVRMGDDPKKSALNKWCQAHDCKNLFVVDAAPFVQQGDKNATWTILALSMRTAEYILAQKKKLNLS; from the coding sequence ATGAACGAATTTCAAATTAAAAAGTCAGACGTCGAATATGACGCCATAATAGTTGGATCCGGAGCAGGCGGTGGTATGGCAGGGTACGTGCTGGCTAATGCTGGTCAGAAAGTACTTATGCTGGAAGCAGGTGCTTATTTTGATCCGCGTCTGGATGCGCAGCAACTAAAATGGCCATGGGAATCTCCGAGACGGGGTGCAAGTACTGTACGTCCATTTGGAGATTTTGATGCTGCTTATGGAGGCTGGGAACTTGATGGAGAACCCTATACCCAGAAAAATAATTCTGAATTTGCCTGGTTTCGTTCCAGAATGCTGGGAGGGAGAACCAACCACTGGGGACGGATTTCACTGAGAATGGGCCCCGATGATTTTAAATGTAAAGATGGTCTGACAGATGACTGGCCTATTACCTATGAGGAAATCAAGCCTTATTATGATAAAGTTGACCGTATGATCGGTATCTACGGAACTGTTGAAGGGATTGAAAGTGAGCCGGACGGGATTTTCATGGCTCCGCCAAAGCCCAGACTTAATGAATTGTTTATCAAAAAAGCAGCAAAAAAGAATGGAGTAACCGTAATTCCGGGCAGGGGTTCTGTATTAACAGAAGCCTTACCAAATAATAAAGACCGGGCTCCTTGTTTTTATTGCGGGCAATGTGGCAGAAGCTGCAAGGTCTACGGCGATTTCTCTTCTTCTTCCTGTCTGGTTATACCAGCTGTAAAAACAGGAAATCTGACTGTGATTACCAATGCAATGGTGCGTGAAGTACTTACAGATAAAGGCGGTCTGGCCACTGGAGTATCTTATGTAGATAAAACTACAATGCAGGAACATCAGGTCAGAGGGAAAATTGTAATCCTGGGTGCCAGTGCCTGTGAATCTGCCCGTTTGCTGCTCAATTCCAAATCAGTTGCACATCCTAATGGTCTTGCCAATAACAGTAATGTCGTAGGAAAATATCTTCATGATTCAACAGGTGCAAGTCTGAGTGGCTTTCTTCCGCAGTTAATGGATCGTAAACGCTATAATGAAGATGGAGTAGGCAGTGTACATATCTATTCTCCGTGGTGGTTAGACAATAAAAAATTAGACTTTCCACGTGGTTATCATATTGAATATGGCGGCGGATTACATATGCCAGGTTATGGCTTTGGCGGCGGTATAGAAAACATGAATGGCGCAGTACCCGGAAAAGATGGTAAGATGAAAGAGGCTGGTGGATATGGTGCAGGACTGAAGGACGATTACAGACGCTTTTTTGGGACACAGGTTGGTATGGCCGGACGTGGAACTGCAATCGCCAGAGAATCTAATTACTGTGAAATAGACCCTAAAGTTGTGGATAAGTACGGTATTCCGGTACTCCGTTTCAATTATAAATGGGCAGTTGAAGAAGTTAAACAAGCTAAACACATGCAGGATACCTTTCAGGAAATGATGCATACCATGGGCGCAATCGTTACTTCTAAAATTCATGGCCCCGAAGATAATTACGGGCTGGAAGCACCAGGTAAAATCATCCATGAAGTTGGTACAGTGAGAATGGGTGATGATCCTAAAAAATCTGCTTTAAATAAGTGGTGTCAGGCACATGATTGTAAAAATCTATTTGTGGTCGACGCTGCTCCTTTTGTACAGCAGGGCGATAAAAATGCAACCTGGACTATTCTTGCTTTATCTATGAGAACAGCAGAATACATCCTTGCGCAAAAGAAAAAACTAAATCTAAGTTAA
- a CDS encoding helix-turn-helix domain-containing protein, producing the protein MKKIFSKSGEYLLGVKQTDGKDLNTPVQFSSYTVLFVPEGNGVYHADFGSFPFTGPVLLFSTPLQFIHIESAGALKLFMLQFHGDFYCIEYHRAEVSCNGLLFNNIYVAPLVMLSNKEKRVFDHLLNDLAEEFNQESPSEIVLRAYLQLFLAKSSSIKINSIATGEEEPEKDELMEQFRQLLEENYLVLHKPADYARLLAMTPNNLTKRCTRYFRKSPSQLIQERLILEAKKQLHLTRMSIKEIAYSLKFTDEFYFSRVFKKVTKVSPQTFRDQTGISVMADLSK; encoded by the coding sequence ATGAAAAAGATATTTTCAAAATCAGGTGAATATTTACTCGGTGTTAAACAAACAGACGGAAAGGATTTAAATACCCCTGTTCAGTTTTCTTCCTATACAGTTCTTTTTGTGCCAGAAGGAAATGGAGTATATCATGCTGATTTTGGGAGCTTTCCTTTTACAGGTCCTGTTCTTTTATTTTCCACACCGCTGCAATTTATCCATATAGAATCAGCTGGTGCTTTGAAGCTATTCATGCTGCAATTCCATGGAGATTTTTATTGTATAGAATATCACCGGGCAGAAGTATCCTGTAACGGGCTTTTATTTAATAATATTTATGTTGCTCCACTGGTCATGCTGAGCAATAAGGAAAAACGGGTCTTTGATCACCTGTTAAATGACCTGGCAGAAGAATTTAATCAGGAATCGCCCTCAGAAATAGTTCTCAGAGCATATCTTCAGTTGTTCCTGGCCAAGTCAAGCAGTATTAAAATTAATTCAATAGCTACCGGGGAGGAGGAGCCAGAAAAAGACGAGTTGATGGAACAATTCAGACAGCTGCTGGAAGAAAATTATCTTGTGCTGCATAAACCTGCCGATTATGCCAGATTACTGGCGATGACACCTAATAATCTGACCAAACGTTGTACCCGGTATTTTAGAAAATCCCCTTCGCAGCTAATTCAGGAAAGACTGATTCTGGAAGCTAAAAAACAGCTGCATCTTACCCGGATGAGTATTAAAGAGATTGCCTACTCCCTGAAGTTTACGGATGAATTTTATTTTAGCAGAGTTTTTAAAAAGGTAACCAAAGTCTCTCCGCAAACCTTTCGGGACCAGACCGGGATCTCTGTAATGGCAGATTTATCCAAATAA
- a CDS encoding gluconate 2-dehydrogenase subunit 3 family protein translates to MNRRESLKAIGLTAISSAVLLEACKPGVPATENTTEGKAAAQPGREAFEVERDRALNAAKFFDAHEMATIAILSDIIIPKDEKSGSATDAKVPEFIEFIVKDMPEHQTPMRGGLKWLDIQCLNRFQQTFKDASEKQRIEMVEDIAYPKKVKPGMEQGAAFFSLMRNLTASGFFTTEMGVKDLGYVGNVPNKWTGVPADVLKQYGMENV, encoded by the coding sequence ATGAACAGACGTGAATCACTAAAAGCCATCGGTCTAACGGCAATCAGTTCGGCAGTATTGCTGGAGGCTTGTAAACCGGGAGTTCCGGCAACAGAAAATACAACAGAAGGAAAGGCTGCTGCCCAGCCGGGCAGGGAAGCTTTCGAAGTAGAAAGAGACAGAGCTTTAAATGCAGCAAAGTTTTTTGATGCACATGAAATGGCTACTATCGCTATACTTTCGGATATTATCATTCCTAAAGATGAAAAATCAGGAAGCGCTACAGACGCTAAAGTACCTGAATTTATTGAATTTATAGTTAAAGATATGCCTGAACACCAGACACCAATGCGTGGCGGGTTAAAATGGTTAGACATTCAGTGTCTTAACCGTTTTCAGCAAACATTTAAAGACGCATCTGAAAAGCAGCGCATTGAAATGGTTGAGGATATAGCTTATCCTAAAAAAGTTAAACCAGGGATGGAGCAGGGGGCAGCTTTTTTTAGTCTGATGAGAAACCTGACTGCATCTGGTTTTTTTACTACCGAAATGGGAGTAAAGGATTTGGGTTATGTTGGAAATGTGCCTAATAAATGGACTGGAGTACCAGCAGATGTATTAAAACAATACGGAATGGAAAACGTCTGA
- a CDS encoding AraC family transcriptional regulator: MMQHKLNLVGLSKEASLQTLIENRTAYTLERCELNIFETYSESYKVPLTFNDFVITSMLRGKKVMHLFDEIGFDYLPGETVIIPPSQTMQIDFPEASGQTPAQCIALAIDNDQIKQTIRYLNEYFPKAATGQQWSLNFDEYHFYNNEEIAFLINKIIRICAEGSKEKDVLADLTLKELLVRIMQTQNLKIIDKTGADMNRNPLAYVIGYIKANLSEKISINSLSSKACMSKATFYRLFKRELGISPNDFILTEKIKRAKQMLARPGSKISAISYDLGFSDANYFIRVFKKLEGITPGSYQMQFSRL, from the coding sequence ATGATGCAGCATAAATTAAATCTTGTTGGGCTAAGTAAGGAAGCCAGTTTACAAACCTTAATAGAAAACAGGACAGCTTACACGCTGGAACGTTGTGAACTTAACATTTTTGAAACTTATTCCGAGTCTTATAAGGTTCCGCTGACCTTTAATGATTTTGTTATAACCAGTATGCTGCGCGGCAAAAAGGTAATGCATCTTTTTGATGAAATAGGATTTGATTATCTCCCCGGAGAAACAGTCATTATCCCACCTTCGCAAACCATGCAGATAGATTTCCCGGAGGCTTCTGGTCAGACCCCGGCACAATGTATTGCGCTGGCCATAGATAATGACCAGATTAAACAGACTATCCGTTACCTGAACGAGTATTTCCCAAAGGCAGCTACCGGACAGCAGTGGTCACTCAACTTTGATGAATATCATTTTTACAATAATGAAGAAATTGCTTTTTTAATCAATAAAATTATCCGGATCTGTGCAGAAGGATCGAAAGAGAAAGATGTACTCGCCGATCTGACACTAAAAGAATTACTGGTCAGAATTATGCAAACGCAAAATCTAAAGATCATTGATAAGACTGGTGCAGATATGAACCGCAATCCTTTAGCTTATGTAATTGGCTATATCAAAGCTAACCTGAGTGAAAAAATCAGTATCAATAGTTTAAGCAGCAAAGCCTGCATGAGTAAAGCTACTTTTTACAGATTATTTAAACGGGAACTTGGAATCAGCCCGAACGACTTTATCCTGACAGAAAAAATAAAACGTGCCAAACAGATGCTGGCCAGACCAGGTTCAAAGATCTCTGCAATCAGTTATGACCTGGGCTTCAGTGATGCCAATTACTTTATCCGTGTATTTAAGAAACTGGAAGGGATTACACCGGGAAGTTATCAGATGCAGTTTTCAAGATTATAA
- a CDS encoding aldehyde dehydrogenase family protein produces the protein MERPAFKTHYDNFIGGKFVPPVKGIYFDNISPVDGKVFTKAARSSKEDVELALDAAHEAFKTWSKSSPTYRSNILLKVAQKIEDNLTYLATVETIDNGKAIRETLAADLPLVVDHFRYFASVIRGEEGTIAEHDEHTVSIVLHEPIGVVAQIIPWNFPLLMATWKIAPALAAGCCTVVKPAEQTPVSIMVLMELIGDILPPGVLNIVNGYGIEVGKPLATSPRISKVAFTGSTTSGRLIMQYAAENIIPSTMELGGKSPNIFFESVAAQDDEFFDKAVEGAVMFALNQGEICTCPSRLLIQESIYDQFIARVIERTKAIKTLNPLNQESMMGAQTSNEQYQKILSYIKIGKEEGAEVLTGGEINKLPGELETGYYIEPTIFKGHNKMRIFQEEIFGPVLCVTTFKTVEEAIEIANDTLYGLGAGVWTRDAHELYQVPRAIQAGRVWVNQYHAYPAHAPFGGYKKSGFGRENHKMMLDHYRSVKNMLISYDKNKLGFF, from the coding sequence ATGGAAAGACCGGCATTTAAAACCCATTATGATAATTTTATCGGAGGCAAATTTGTCCCGCCAGTAAAAGGCATCTATTTTGATAATATATCTCCTGTAGACGGAAAGGTTTTTACAAAAGCTGCCAGATCTTCTAAAGAAGATGTAGAACTGGCGCTGGATGCTGCGCACGAAGCTTTTAAAACATGGAGTAAAAGTTCTCCAACCTACAGAAGTAATATTCTTTTGAAAGTTGCGCAGAAAATTGAAGACAATTTAACTTACCTGGCTACGGTAGAAACTATAGATAACGGAAAGGCTATCCGCGAAACACTAGCTGCAGATTTGCCGCTTGTTGTGGATCATTTCAGATATTTTGCCAGTGTAATAAGAGGTGAAGAAGGTACTATTGCAGAGCACGATGAACATACAGTAAGTATCGTATTGCATGAGCCTATAGGAGTTGTAGCACAGATTATTCCCTGGAATTTCCCGCTATTGATGGCTACCTGGAAAATAGCTCCGGCACTGGCAGCAGGTTGTTGTACTGTTGTTAAACCAGCAGAGCAGACGCCCGTTTCTATTATGGTTCTGATGGAGCTGATAGGGGATATCTTACCTCCAGGGGTACTTAATATTGTCAATGGTTATGGCATTGAAGTTGGTAAACCACTGGCTACCTCACCGAGAATATCAAAAGTGGCTTTTACAGGAAGTACAACCTCCGGACGTTTGATTATGCAGTATGCTGCGGAGAATATTATTCCCTCTACTATGGAACTTGGTGGGAAATCACCTAATATCTTTTTCGAATCTGTGGCAGCACAGGATGATGAGTTCTTTGATAAAGCAGTAGAAGGAGCAGTAATGTTTGCTTTAAACCAGGGTGAAATATGTACCTGTCCTTCCCGTCTTTTAATACAGGAAAGTATATATGATCAGTTTATTGCCCGGGTTATCGAGCGTACAAAAGCCATCAAAACTTTAAATCCTTTAAATCAGGAAAGTATGATGGGTGCGCAGACTTCTAATGAGCAGTATCAGAAAATACTATCTTATATCAAAATAGGAAAAGAAGAAGGTGCCGAAGTTTTAACAGGTGGAGAAATCAATAAATTACCTGGTGAACTGGAAACAGGCTATTATATTGAACCGACAATTTTTAAAGGACATAACAAAATGCGCATTTTTCAGGAAGAAATATTCGGTCCTGTACTTTGCGTAACTACATTTAAAACGGTAGAAGAAGCTATAGAAATTGCTAATGATACTTTATATGGGTTAGGTGCCGGCGTATGGACACGTGATGCACATGAGTTATATCAGGTGCCACGTGCTATCCAGGCTGGTCGTGTCTGGGTAAACCAGTATCATGCCTATCCTGCACATGCGCCATTTGGCGGATATAAGAAATCGGGTTTTGGCCGCGAGAATCATAAAATGATGCTTGACCATTACAGAAGTGTGAAAAACATGCTGATTTCTTATGATAAGAATAAATTAGGATTCTTTTAA
- a CDS encoding D-TA family PLP-dependent enzyme yields MDTPDWYLIDDVDQLDSPALIFYQDRMTANIEKLKQSINDINRLRPHVKTHKTIEITRQLLEAGITKFKCATIAEAEMLAICKAPDVLLAYQPAGPKIDRFIQLIKTYPATTFSCLVDNEFSLKAIAGAAINAETEIDLFLDLNVGMNRTGIHPEKGALELYSAGVAEKGVKMLGLHAYDGHIHDADYAVREAKAGGVLASISKLIKQLVWKGIPEPVVIAGGTPTFPVYAKLEDIECSPGTFILWDKGYLDAFAEQDYLTAALVLTRVISLTDKTKITVDLGHKSVAAENVLKRRVFFLNAPSAEAVSQSEEHLVLELGPDHGFRIGDVLYGLPIHICPTVALYDHADIVASHKITGGWKIISRERKINI; encoded by the coding sequence ATGGATACACCAGATTGGTATTTGATTGACGATGTGGATCAGCTTGATTCACCCGCCCTGATATTTTATCAGGATAGGATGACGGCTAATATTGAAAAATTAAAGCAGAGCATTAATGATATAAACAGGCTTAGACCACATGTCAAAACACACAAGACTATAGAAATCACCAGGCAATTGCTGGAGGCGGGTATTACTAAATTTAAGTGTGCAACTATTGCTGAAGCAGAGATGCTGGCTATTTGTAAAGCACCAGATGTATTATTGGCTTATCAGCCGGCAGGACCTAAAATTGACAGATTTATTCAGTTAATCAAAACCTATCCGGCAACTACTTTTTCCTGTCTGGTTGATAATGAGTTTTCACTGAAAGCTATTGCCGGGGCAGCAATAAATGCGGAGACCGAAATTGATCTTTTTCTGGATCTGAATGTGGGAATGAACAGGACCGGTATTCATCCGGAAAAAGGAGCATTGGAACTCTATTCAGCCGGTGTAGCTGAAAAGGGGGTAAAGATGCTGGGTCTGCACGCTTATGATGGTCATATTCATGATGCTGACTATGCTGTAAGAGAAGCTAAAGCTGGTGGGGTATTGGCATCCATAAGTAAATTAATCAAACAGCTGGTCTGGAAAGGTATACCTGAACCGGTTGTTATTGCCGGCGGAACACCAACCTTTCCGGTTTATGCAAAACTGGAAGATATAGAATGCAGTCCCGGAACTTTTATTCTCTGGGATAAAGGATACCTGGATGCTTTTGCAGAGCAGGATTATCTGACTGCCGCACTGGTACTGACCCGTGTCATATCTTTAACCGATAAGACAAAGATTACGGTTGATCTCGGGCATAAGTCTGTTGCTGCAGAAAATGTATTAAAAAGAAGAGTCTTTTTCTTAAATGCGCCTTCAGCAGAAGCGGTAAGTCAGAGTGAAGAACATTTGGTTCTTGAACTGGGGCCGGATCATGGTTTCCGGATAGGCGATGTCCTTTACGGTTTGCCGATACATATTTGTCCTACGGTAGCTCTTTATGATCATGCTGATATCGTTGCCAGTCATAAAATAACAGGGGGGTGGAAGATAATCTCAAGAGAGAGGAAGATTAATATTTAA
- a CDS encoding dipeptidase: protein MKKLLFPLFVLIGFQSLAQQHLLVDTHNDVLSSQLLTKADLGKLQRSGNFDLVRAAKGGLNAQVFSIWCDESLGKGKAFSRANREIDSLDALIRRNPKKIVLVNNAAELKQAYKQHRLAALIGVEGGHMIENRMDYLDSLAKRGMRYLTLTWNNSTPWATSARDETSAKLKRKGLTGFGKQIVHRLNTLGVIVDISHVGEATFYDVLASTTKPVIASHSCAYSLNPHRRNLKDKQLKALAKNGGVAFVNFYSGFVDPSYDAKEQLFLKKHARELNALNKIYGPYAPMKLNELHKAEADKMRPPLSMLIKHIDHMVKVMGPEHVGIGSDFDGSESYPTGLDSVVDYPKIVAELRKLGYKEEAIGLIFGGNFLRVLAANTGK, encoded by the coding sequence ATGAAGAAACTACTATTTCCCCTGTTTGTACTTATAGGATTCCAGTCGCTGGCACAACAGCATTTATTGGTGGATACACATAATGACGTCCTTTCTTCGCAGCTGCTCACTAAAGCTGATTTAGGCAAATTACAACGTTCAGGTAATTTTGACCTGGTAAGAGCTGCCAAAGGTGGATTAAATGCCCAGGTATTTTCTATCTGGTGTGATGAAAGTTTAGGAAAAGGAAAGGCCTTTTCGAGGGCAAACAGGGAAATAGATTCTTTAGATGCACTGATCAGACGTAATCCCAAAAAAATAGTTCTGGTCAATAATGCTGCTGAATTGAAACAAGCCTATAAACAACATCGGCTTGCTGCCTTAATTGGTGTTGAGGGTGGGCATATGATCGAGAACCGCATGGATTATTTAGATAGCCTGGCTAAACGTGGTATGCGGTATTTAACCTTAACGTGGAATAACAGTACTCCCTGGGCTACTTCGGCCAGAGATGAAACTTCAGCAAAGCTGAAACGTAAAGGCCTTACCGGCTTTGGAAAACAAATTGTTCATCGTTTAAATACGCTGGGTGTAATAGTTGATATTTCACATGTTGGTGAAGCCACATTTTATGATGTACTGGCTTCAACTACTAAACCCGTCATTGCCTCACATAGCTGTGCTTATAGTCTGAATCCTCACCGGCGTAACCTGAAAGATAAACAGTTAAAAGCATTGGCAAAAAACGGTGGTGTGGCCTTCGTTAATTTTTACAGTGGTTTTGTAGATCCTTCTTATGATGCGAAGGAACAACTTTTTCTTAAAAAACATGCCAGAGAGCTAAATGCCTTAAATAAGATCTATGGGCCTTATGCTCCAATGAAACTTAATGAATTGCACAAGGCTGAAGCTGACAAAATGCGTCCGCCATTAAGTATGCTGATTAAACACATTGACCATATGGTTAAAGTTATGGGCCCCGAACATGTAGGGATTGGTTCTGATTTTGACGGATCTGAATCTTATCCTACAGGATTGGATTCGGTAGTTGATTACCCTAAGATAGTTGCTGAATTACGAAAACTGGGTTATAAGGAAGAAGCCATCGGACTGATATTTGGCGGGAATTTCTTAAGGGTACTGGCTGCAAATACAGGGAAGTAA